The Mercenaria mercenaria strain notata chromosome 10, MADL_Memer_1, whole genome shotgun sequence genome contains a region encoding:
- the LOC123559456 gene encoding uncharacterized protein LOC123559456 isoform X1: protein MFSIVLLLGFMSIESCQATFYVSTRKSLWNGSDKECMPATPKVGAAIHYSPNAYTVDNLDIDLPDNEEIWVGYYQVEKVFEYIGCVQYSQMFPSTQPRAVTINGDPGHCFPGCGDNIIVGVTKTKCYCLGDEFKFQRRRTEKECIHKCNHPVVACGKDNDSMRYTYLSIYKINDNVSSISETPNTSNKTREMNCLNVMPSPPNTFYWDRCTLSHHFMCYPDMSVEGQRCKRRNKLCSWIEAANACFEMRRFPTLYNNSKNIANRRSGSQLWTGIFKTNVTYKRNEDIMAAHAKIQYGYLKNISDNEVHLKFTEADSKKRNLCLKAEDMTKDASSSPTTSRSNTNDTDENMTTDASSSPTTSRSNTSDTDEDGSGIYIGVGVTLAIILLAAVIIVLKLFFNRRRENQSRTCKRHVNNAGRHEYNYPEFAIPSTTQVENKAPGDENVSYSTIKESNVYDTTETSHDYEKVKTENVYNYPDTGRNTTYDLALGGNGGKAAISKGKVLEDTYDTSKEVTRCIVTDGHTDNVYNKVGDTDNNEYSHLGEEKRQPTTDNLYGYQRRISENGSVNGGGI from the exons ATGTTTTCGATTGTGTTATTACTGGGTTTTATGTCCATAGAGTCTTGTCAAG CCACATTTTACGTGTCGACAAGGAAATCACTTTGGAACGGCTCTGACAAAGAATGTATGCCGGCTACACCAAAGGTTGGCGCTGCCATTCACTATTCTCCAAATGCTTACACTGTTGACAATCTTGATATAGATTTACCAGATAATGAGGAAATATGGGTAGGATATTACCAGGTAGAAAAAGTATTTGAATATATCG GATGTGTGCAATACAGTCAAATGTTTCCTAGTACTCAGCCCAGGGCTGTCACAATAAATGGAGATCCAGGGCATTGCTTCCCCGGTTGCGGAGACAATATCATAGTAGGAGTCACCAAAACTAAG TGTTACTGTCTTGGAGAtgaattcaaatttcaaagaaggAGGACGGAGAAAGAATGCATTCATAAATGTAATCATCCTGTTGTTGCATGCGGCAAAGATAACGATTCAATGAGATATACGTACCTATCAATATACAAAATCAATGATAACG TTAGCTCTATCTCAGAAACGCCAAATACTAGTAATAAAACACGAGAAATGAACTGCTTGAACGTAATGCCGTCTCCCCCGAATACGTTTTATTGGGATAGGTGTACATTGTCCCACCATTTCATGTGTTATCCTG ATATGTCTGTAGAGGGACAAAGATGCAAGAGACGAAACAAACTTTGCTCGTGGATAGAAGCTGCAAATGCTTGTTTTGAAATGCGTCGTTTCCCAACATTATATAACAATTCAAAAAATATTGCCAATAGAAGAAGTGGTTCCCAGCTGTGGACAGGCATTTTCAAAACAAACGTTACGTACAAACGCAACGAAGATATTATGG CTGCACACGCCAAAATACAGTATGGCTATCTGAAAAATATCTCAGACAACGAGGTTCATCTTAAGTTTACAGAGGCAGACTCCAAGAAAAGAAATCTTTGTTTGAAAG CTGAGGACATGACAAAGGATGCTTCCTCCTCCCCTACCACATCGCGGTCAAACACAAATGACACGG ATGAGAACATGACAACGGATGCCTCTTCCTCTCCTACCACATCGCGGTCTAACACAAGTGATACAG ATGAAGATGGATCTGGTATTTACATTGGTGTTGGTGTAACCTTGGCCATAATACTACTTGCTGCTGTCATAATTGTGCTGAAACTCTTCTTCAATCGGAG GCGAGAAAATCAAAGCCGCACATGTAAACGTCACGTCAACAATGCAGGTCGCCATGAATACAATTACCCTGAATTCGCAATACCTAGCACAACTCAAGTGGAAAACAAAGCTCCCGGAGATGAAAACGTATCGTACAGTACAATAAAAGAAAGCAATGTCTATGACACAACCGAAACCAGTCACGACTATGAAAAGGTCAAGAcggaaaatgtatataattatccAGATACCGGCAGGAATACAACATACGATCTAGCTTTGGGCGGGAATGGGGGTAAGGCTGCAATTTCCAAAGGCAAGGTACTTGAAGATACGTATGATACAAGCAAAGAAGTCACTAGATGCATTGTTACTGATGGTCACACTGATAACGTTTATAATAAAGTTGGAGATACGGATAATAATGAGTACAGTCATTTAGGAGAGGAAAAAAGGCAGCCTACAACAGATAATCTTTATGGTTACCAAAGGCGGATCAGTGAAAACGGTTCTGTGAATGGTGGAGGTATATAG
- the LOC123559456 gene encoding uncharacterized protein LOC123559456 isoform X2: MFSIVLLLGFMSIESCQATFYVSTRKSLWNGSDKECMPATPKVGAAIHYSPNAYTVDNLDIDLPDNEEIWVGYYQVEKVFEYIGCVQYSQMFPSTQPRAVTINGDPGHCFPGCGDNIIVGVTKTKCYCLGDEFKFQRRRTEKECIHKCNHPVVACGKDNDSMRYTYLSIYKINDNVSSISETPNTSNKTREMNCLNVMPSPPNTFYWDRCTLSHHFMCYPDMSVEGQRCKRRNKLCSWIEAANACFEMRRFPTLYNNSKNIANRRSGSQLWTGIFKTNVTYKRNEDIMAAHAKIQYGYLKNISDNEVHLKFTEADSKKRNLCLKDENMTTDASSSPTTSRSNTSDTDEDGSGIYIGVGVTLAIILLAAVIIVLKLFFNRRRENQSRTCKRHVNNAGRHEYNYPEFAIPSTTQVENKAPGDENVSYSTIKESNVYDTTETSHDYEKVKTENVYNYPDTGRNTTYDLALGGNGGKAAISKGKVLEDTYDTSKEVTRCIVTDGHTDNVYNKVGDTDNNEYSHLGEEKRQPTTDNLYGYQRRISENGSVNGGGI, translated from the exons ATGTTTTCGATTGTGTTATTACTGGGTTTTATGTCCATAGAGTCTTGTCAAG CCACATTTTACGTGTCGACAAGGAAATCACTTTGGAACGGCTCTGACAAAGAATGTATGCCGGCTACACCAAAGGTTGGCGCTGCCATTCACTATTCTCCAAATGCTTACACTGTTGACAATCTTGATATAGATTTACCAGATAATGAGGAAATATGGGTAGGATATTACCAGGTAGAAAAAGTATTTGAATATATCG GATGTGTGCAATACAGTCAAATGTTTCCTAGTACTCAGCCCAGGGCTGTCACAATAAATGGAGATCCAGGGCATTGCTTCCCCGGTTGCGGAGACAATATCATAGTAGGAGTCACCAAAACTAAG TGTTACTGTCTTGGAGAtgaattcaaatttcaaagaaggAGGACGGAGAAAGAATGCATTCATAAATGTAATCATCCTGTTGTTGCATGCGGCAAAGATAACGATTCAATGAGATATACGTACCTATCAATATACAAAATCAATGATAACG TTAGCTCTATCTCAGAAACGCCAAATACTAGTAATAAAACACGAGAAATGAACTGCTTGAACGTAATGCCGTCTCCCCCGAATACGTTTTATTGGGATAGGTGTACATTGTCCCACCATTTCATGTGTTATCCTG ATATGTCTGTAGAGGGACAAAGATGCAAGAGACGAAACAAACTTTGCTCGTGGATAGAAGCTGCAAATGCTTGTTTTGAAATGCGTCGTTTCCCAACATTATATAACAATTCAAAAAATATTGCCAATAGAAGAAGTGGTTCCCAGCTGTGGACAGGCATTTTCAAAACAAACGTTACGTACAAACGCAACGAAGATATTATGG CTGCACACGCCAAAATACAGTATGGCTATCTGAAAAATATCTCAGACAACGAGGTTCATCTTAAGTTTACAGAGGCAGACTCCAAGAAAAGAAATCTTTGTTTGAAAG ATGAGAACATGACAACGGATGCCTCTTCCTCTCCTACCACATCGCGGTCTAACACAAGTGATACAG ATGAAGATGGATCTGGTATTTACATTGGTGTTGGTGTAACCTTGGCCATAATACTACTTGCTGCTGTCATAATTGTGCTGAAACTCTTCTTCAATCGGAG GCGAGAAAATCAAAGCCGCACATGTAAACGTCACGTCAACAATGCAGGTCGCCATGAATACAATTACCCTGAATTCGCAATACCTAGCACAACTCAAGTGGAAAACAAAGCTCCCGGAGATGAAAACGTATCGTACAGTACAATAAAAGAAAGCAATGTCTATGACACAACCGAAACCAGTCACGACTATGAAAAGGTCAAGAcggaaaatgtatataattatccAGATACCGGCAGGAATACAACATACGATCTAGCTTTGGGCGGGAATGGGGGTAAGGCTGCAATTTCCAAAGGCAAGGTACTTGAAGATACGTATGATACAAGCAAAGAAGTCACTAGATGCATTGTTACTGATGGTCACACTGATAACGTTTATAATAAAGTTGGAGATACGGATAATAATGAGTACAGTCATTTAGGAGAGGAAAAAAGGCAGCCTACAACAGATAATCTTTATGGTTACCAAAGGCGGATCAGTGAAAACGGTTCTGTGAATGGTGGAGGTATATAG
- the LOC123559456 gene encoding uncharacterized protein LOC123559456 isoform X4 produces the protein MFSIVLLLGFMSIESCQATFYVSTRKSLWNGSDKECMPATPKVGAAIHYSPNAYTVDNLDIDLPDNEEIWVGYYQVEKVFEYIGCVQYSQMFPSTQPRAVTINGDPGHCFPGCGDNIIVGVTKTKCYCLGDEFKFQRRRTEKECIHKCNHPVVACGKDNDSMRYTYLSIYKINDNDMSVEGQRCKRRNKLCSWIEAANACFEMRRFPTLYNNSKNIANRRSGSQLWTGIFKTNVTYKRNEDIMAAHAKIQYGYLKNISDNEVHLKFTEADSKKRNLCLKAEDMTKDASSSPTTSRSNTNDTDENMTTDASSSPTTSRSNTSDTDEDGSGIYIGVGVTLAIILLAAVIIVLKLFFNRRRENQSRTCKRHVNNAGRHEYNYPEFAIPSTTQVENKAPGDENVSYSTIKESNVYDTTETSHDYEKVKTENVYNYPDTGRNTTYDLALGGNGGKAAISKGKVLEDTYDTSKEVTRCIVTDGHTDNVYNKVGDTDNNEYSHLGEEKRQPTTDNLYGYQRRISENGSVNGGGI, from the exons ATGTTTTCGATTGTGTTATTACTGGGTTTTATGTCCATAGAGTCTTGTCAAG CCACATTTTACGTGTCGACAAGGAAATCACTTTGGAACGGCTCTGACAAAGAATGTATGCCGGCTACACCAAAGGTTGGCGCTGCCATTCACTATTCTCCAAATGCTTACACTGTTGACAATCTTGATATAGATTTACCAGATAATGAGGAAATATGGGTAGGATATTACCAGGTAGAAAAAGTATTTGAATATATCG GATGTGTGCAATACAGTCAAATGTTTCCTAGTACTCAGCCCAGGGCTGTCACAATAAATGGAGATCCAGGGCATTGCTTCCCCGGTTGCGGAGACAATATCATAGTAGGAGTCACCAAAACTAAG TGTTACTGTCTTGGAGAtgaattcaaatttcaaagaaggAGGACGGAGAAAGAATGCATTCATAAATGTAATCATCCTGTTGTTGCATGCGGCAAAGATAACGATTCAATGAGATATACGTACCTATCAATATACAAAATCAATGATAACG ATATGTCTGTAGAGGGACAAAGATGCAAGAGACGAAACAAACTTTGCTCGTGGATAGAAGCTGCAAATGCTTGTTTTGAAATGCGTCGTTTCCCAACATTATATAACAATTCAAAAAATATTGCCAATAGAAGAAGTGGTTCCCAGCTGTGGACAGGCATTTTCAAAACAAACGTTACGTACAAACGCAACGAAGATATTATGG CTGCACACGCCAAAATACAGTATGGCTATCTGAAAAATATCTCAGACAACGAGGTTCATCTTAAGTTTACAGAGGCAGACTCCAAGAAAAGAAATCTTTGTTTGAAAG CTGAGGACATGACAAAGGATGCTTCCTCCTCCCCTACCACATCGCGGTCAAACACAAATGACACGG ATGAGAACATGACAACGGATGCCTCTTCCTCTCCTACCACATCGCGGTCTAACACAAGTGATACAG ATGAAGATGGATCTGGTATTTACATTGGTGTTGGTGTAACCTTGGCCATAATACTACTTGCTGCTGTCATAATTGTGCTGAAACTCTTCTTCAATCGGAG GCGAGAAAATCAAAGCCGCACATGTAAACGTCACGTCAACAATGCAGGTCGCCATGAATACAATTACCCTGAATTCGCAATACCTAGCACAACTCAAGTGGAAAACAAAGCTCCCGGAGATGAAAACGTATCGTACAGTACAATAAAAGAAAGCAATGTCTATGACACAACCGAAACCAGTCACGACTATGAAAAGGTCAAGAcggaaaatgtatataattatccAGATACCGGCAGGAATACAACATACGATCTAGCTTTGGGCGGGAATGGGGGTAAGGCTGCAATTTCCAAAGGCAAGGTACTTGAAGATACGTATGATACAAGCAAAGAAGTCACTAGATGCATTGTTACTGATGGTCACACTGATAACGTTTATAATAAAGTTGGAGATACGGATAATAATGAGTACAGTCATTTAGGAGAGGAAAAAAGGCAGCCTACAACAGATAATCTTTATGGTTACCAAAGGCGGATCAGTGAAAACGGTTCTGTGAATGGTGGAGGTATATAG
- the LOC123559456 gene encoding uncharacterized protein LOC123559456 isoform X3 has product MPATPKVGAAIHYSPNAYTVDNLDIDLPDNEEIWVGYYQVEKVFEYIGCVQYSQMFPSTQPRAVTINGDPGHCFPGCGDNIIVGVTKTKCYCLGDEFKFQRRRTEKECIHKCNHPVVACGKDNDSMRYTYLSIYKINDNVSSISETPNTSNKTREMNCLNVMPSPPNTFYWDRCTLSHHFMCYPDMSVEGQRCKRRNKLCSWIEAANACFEMRRFPTLYNNSKNIANRRSGSQLWTGIFKTNVTYKRNEDIMAAHAKIQYGYLKNISDNEVHLKFTEADSKKRNLCLKAEDMTKDASSSPTTSRSNTNDTDENMTTDASSSPTTSRSNTSDTDEDGSGIYIGVGVTLAIILLAAVIIVLKLFFNRRRENQSRTCKRHVNNAGRHEYNYPEFAIPSTTQVENKAPGDENVSYSTIKESNVYDTTETSHDYEKVKTENVYNYPDTGRNTTYDLALGGNGGKAAISKGKVLEDTYDTSKEVTRCIVTDGHTDNVYNKVGDTDNNEYSHLGEEKRQPTTDNLYGYQRRISENGSVNGGGI; this is encoded by the exons ATGCCGGCTACACCAAAGGTTGGCGCTGCCATTCACTATTCTCCAAATGCTTACACTGTTGACAATCTTGATATAGATTTACCAGATAATGAGGAAATATGGGTAGGATATTACCAGGTAGAAAAAGTATTTGAATATATCG GATGTGTGCAATACAGTCAAATGTTTCCTAGTACTCAGCCCAGGGCTGTCACAATAAATGGAGATCCAGGGCATTGCTTCCCCGGTTGCGGAGACAATATCATAGTAGGAGTCACCAAAACTAAG TGTTACTGTCTTGGAGAtgaattcaaatttcaaagaaggAGGACGGAGAAAGAATGCATTCATAAATGTAATCATCCTGTTGTTGCATGCGGCAAAGATAACGATTCAATGAGATATACGTACCTATCAATATACAAAATCAATGATAACG TTAGCTCTATCTCAGAAACGCCAAATACTAGTAATAAAACACGAGAAATGAACTGCTTGAACGTAATGCCGTCTCCCCCGAATACGTTTTATTGGGATAGGTGTACATTGTCCCACCATTTCATGTGTTATCCTG ATATGTCTGTAGAGGGACAAAGATGCAAGAGACGAAACAAACTTTGCTCGTGGATAGAAGCTGCAAATGCTTGTTTTGAAATGCGTCGTTTCCCAACATTATATAACAATTCAAAAAATATTGCCAATAGAAGAAGTGGTTCCCAGCTGTGGACAGGCATTTTCAAAACAAACGTTACGTACAAACGCAACGAAGATATTATGG CTGCACACGCCAAAATACAGTATGGCTATCTGAAAAATATCTCAGACAACGAGGTTCATCTTAAGTTTACAGAGGCAGACTCCAAGAAAAGAAATCTTTGTTTGAAAG CTGAGGACATGACAAAGGATGCTTCCTCCTCCCCTACCACATCGCGGTCAAACACAAATGACACGG ATGAGAACATGACAACGGATGCCTCTTCCTCTCCTACCACATCGCGGTCTAACACAAGTGATACAG ATGAAGATGGATCTGGTATTTACATTGGTGTTGGTGTAACCTTGGCCATAATACTACTTGCTGCTGTCATAATTGTGCTGAAACTCTTCTTCAATCGGAG GCGAGAAAATCAAAGCCGCACATGTAAACGTCACGTCAACAATGCAGGTCGCCATGAATACAATTACCCTGAATTCGCAATACCTAGCACAACTCAAGTGGAAAACAAAGCTCCCGGAGATGAAAACGTATCGTACAGTACAATAAAAGAAAGCAATGTCTATGACACAACCGAAACCAGTCACGACTATGAAAAGGTCAAGAcggaaaatgtatataattatccAGATACCGGCAGGAATACAACATACGATCTAGCTTTGGGCGGGAATGGGGGTAAGGCTGCAATTTCCAAAGGCAAGGTACTTGAAGATACGTATGATACAAGCAAAGAAGTCACTAGATGCATTGTTACTGATGGTCACACTGATAACGTTTATAATAAAGTTGGAGATACGGATAATAATGAGTACAGTCATTTAGGAGAGGAAAAAAGGCAGCCTACAACAGATAATCTTTATGGTTACCAAAGGCGGATCAGTGAAAACGGTTCTGTGAATGGTGGAGGTATATAG